TCTCGACCCGTTCGGTCTGCTCGGCCCACGCCCCGAGCATCGTCCAGCATTCGAAGTGTGCGCCGTCGGGATCGCCGTAGAGTGGAAAGAAGTGGTCCCAGTTGAACACGATGTCGACTCCTGCGTCCTCGGAGCGCAGGACGGCATCACGGATCAGGGCATAGTCGGGTGCATGCTGGGGCTGGAGCTGGACGCCGATGCGGACGGGACGGCTCATGCGAATCTCCTCGAGGCGGGGCGGTGACGTCAACTGCTGTGACACTGTCGGGTGGTGACACTGCCGGTCCTCTTCCACTTTGCCGCAGAGCACGTGGCCGTGCAGCGGTTGCGGGGATCGCCGCGGTTCCCGTCGTGCTGATCCCAACCGTCGCCCTGCCCACCGGCCGGGCGATACGGTGCGGTCGCGCCACCGGGTGCCACCGGGCGCCCTCACCGACCCGCACACCGACCGGGAGACCTCATGACCGCAGTCCACGACACCGCAGCGAGTACGCCTGCCCCGACGACGTCCGCCGCGGACCTGCTCGCCGAACGCTACGGCGCCGCACACGCGGCCGAGTTGTCCGGCCCCGAGCCGGGCGAGGTGCTCCGTCACCAGCTGGCGCACCGTTCGGTCCGCGCCTTCCGGTCCGAACCGGTGTCCGAGGACGCCGTCACGGCGATCGTCGCCGCTGCACAGTCCGCGCCGTCGTCGTCGAACCTGCAGACGTGGAGTGTGGTCGTCGTCCGGGACCGGGAGCACAAGTCGCGACTCGCCACGCTGGCCGGCGACCAGGAGTTCATCCGCGAGGCGCCGGTGTTCCTGGTGTGGCTCGTCGACTTCGCCCGCCTGGACCAGCTCGCCGGTCAGCACGGCCACGGGCTGGACGGAGCGGACTACGTGGAGTCGGCGGTCCAGGGATTCGTCGACGTCGGCCTGGCTGCGCAGAACGGTTCTCTCGCTGCCGAATCACTCGGTCTGGGAACGGTGTTCGTCGGAGCGATCCGCAACAACCCGGAGCAGGTCGCCGACGAACTGGGCCTGCCGCCCCGCGTGGTCGCCGCCTTCGGGCTCGCCGTCGGGCATCCGGACCCGGAGCGCCCCGCACGGATCAAACCGCGTCTTCCGCAGGACGCGGTGGCACACCCCGAGCGCTACCGGTCGGATACGCAACTGCCCGCGATCGGTGAGTACGAGACCACGATCGGTGCGTTCTACGAGAGCGAGGGCCTCGCGCACAGCTGGAAGGAGCGCGTCCTGGCCCGTCTCGGCACGGTGGCCGGGCTGAAGGGACGCGACCGGGCGCGCGAGTCGTTGCGGAACCTCGGGTTCCCACTGCGCTGAGCGCACATCAGCACTGCGCTGAGCGCACATCAGCACTGCGCTGAGCGCGTTCAGCCGACCCGGACCCCGCCGGCGAGGAAGGTGGCTCGGAGCACGAAAGCGGCTTCCGGTCCGATGATCTCACCCACCAGGGTGAGGTAGCGGTCGACGTACTCCGGCCCGTGCGGCGCCGTCGTCGGCGACTCCGGGTCGGTGGGGTCGAGGTGGTGCGCGAGTTCGTGGAGGACGACGAGTTCCCGGAACGCCCACGCGGCACCGTGGTGGTGCTCGGGCACGGCGATGGTCGCGCAGTCGCTCTCGTAGTGGGCGGCGGCGTTTCCGGCGCGGGCCCGGACCCGGACCAGCTGTTCGGCACGAGTCCACTTCGCGCGCACCCAGTTCAGGGCGAGGACCCGGTCGACGTATGCCTGCACCGAATCGATGGACGCGAACTTTCGTTCGATCGGCAGGGTGACGTGCGATCCGAGGACCTCGACGGTGCGCAGTCCACGTTCGTCGGCCCGGTCGAACATGGTGCGTACCAGTGCTTCCGCGTCGTACACCGCCGAACGCTGGGTGTCGCGGCCCCGTCTCACG
This genomic interval from Rhodococcus triatomae contains the following:
- a CDS encoding NADPH-dependent oxidoreductase; translated protein: MTAVHDTAASTPAPTTSAADLLAERYGAAHAAELSGPEPGEVLRHQLAHRSVRAFRSEPVSEDAVTAIVAAAQSAPSSSNLQTWSVVVVRDREHKSRLATLAGDQEFIREAPVFLVWLVDFARLDQLAGQHGHGLDGADYVESAVQGFVDVGLAAQNGSLAAESLGLGTVFVGAIRNNPEQVADELGLPPRVVAAFGLAVGHPDPERPARIKPRLPQDAVAHPERYRSDTQLPAIGEYETTIGAFYESEGLAHSWKERVLARLGTVAGLKGRDRARESLRNLGFPLR
- a CDS encoding TIGR04338 family metallohydrolase, whose protein sequence is MRRGRDTQRSAVYDAEALVRTMFDRADERGLRTVEVLGSHVTLPIERKFASIDSVQAYVDRVLALNWVRAKWTRAEQLVRVRARAGNAAAHYESDCATIAVPEHHHGAAWAFRELVVLHELAHHLDPTDPESPTTAPHGPEYVDRYLTLVGEIIGPEAAFVLRATFLAGGVRVG